The following are from one region of the Salvia hispanica cultivar TCC Black 2014 chromosome 1, UniMelb_Shisp_WGS_1.0, whole genome shotgun sequence genome:
- the LOC125201569 gene encoding protein NUCLEAR FUSION DEFECTIVE 6, mitochondrial-like, which yields MASCARNLVQRSSNTAKTLLFRTQSSHSGAPKLSGFASTLPRPSPRPRPFFSSTSRLPVELGCGESLMPLHSATASALLNSMLSSKVGRWGYLSEGFATPL from the exons ATGGCTTCCTGCGCCAGAAATCTGGTGCAACGATCTTCCAACACCGCCAAAACGCTGCTGTTCCGCACCCAATCATCGCATTCCGGAGCACCCAAGCTCAGTGGATTCGCATCTACCTTACCGCGCCCGTCACCTCGCCCCCGTCCCTTCTTCTCCTCCACCTCCAG GCTGCCGGTGGAGCTAGGGTGTGGAGAGTCGTTGATGCCCCTCCATTCTGCGACGGCGTCGGCATTGCTGAACTCGATGCTCTCTTCCAAAGTTGGGCGCTGGGGTTATCTCTCAGAAG GCTTCGCGACTCCACTATAA
- the LOC125199136 gene encoding formate dehydrogenase, mitochondrial, translated as MAMKRVGSSAVRALTSSAASSAFTRHLHASPGSKKIVGVFYKANEYASLNPNFLGCAENALGIREWLESQGHQYIVTPDKDGPNCELDKHIPDLHVLISTPFHPAYVTAERIKKAKNLQLLLTAGIGSDHIDLKAAAEAGLTVAEVTGSNTVSVAEDELMRILILVRNYLPGYHQVISGEWDVAAIAHRAYDLEGKTVGTVGAGRIGRLLLQRLKPFNCNLLYHDRLQMDPKLESEIGATFEEDLDAMLPKCDIIVINTPLTEKTKGLFDKEKIAKLKKGVLIVNNARGAIMDTQAVVDACSSGHIGGYSGDVWYPQPAPKDHPWRYMPNQAMTPHISGTTIDAQLRYAAGTKDMLDRYFKGEDFPAQNYIVKDGELASQYR; from the exons ATGGCGATGAAACGCGTCGGTTCCTCTGCAGTTCGCGCGCTTACCTCTTCAGCTGCTTCTTCAGCTTTCACCAGACACCTCCAC GCTTCTCCTGGCAGCAAGAAGATTGTGGGCGTCTTCTACAAGGCAAACGAGTATGCTTCGTTGAATCCGAATTTCCTAGGCTGTGCTGAGAATGCATTGGGCATACGCGAATGGCTCGAATCCCAGGGTCACCAGTACATAGTTACCCCGGACAAAGATGGCCCTAACTGCG AGCTGGACAAGCACATACCCGACCTGCACGTGCTGATTTCGACTCCCTTCCACCCTGCATATGTAACCGCGGAGAGAATCAAGAAGGCGAAGAACCTGCAGCTTCTGCTGACCGCTGGCATTGGCTCGGACCACATTGATCTCAAGGCTGCTGCTGAGGCTGGGCTGACAGTGGCCGAAGTCACCGGGAGCAACACTGTCTCTGTTGCTGAAGACGAACTCATGAGGATCCTCATCCTCGTCCGGAACTACCTGCCCGGATACCATCAGGTCATCAGTGGCGAATGGGACGTCGCTGCCATTGCTCATCGAGCTTATGACCTCGAAGGCAAGACTGTTGGAACGGTTGGAGCTGGGCGAATAGGCCGGCTTTTGCTCCAGAGGCTGAAGCCTTTCAACTGCAATCTCCTCTACCATGATCGCCTCCAGATGGATCCGAAGCTCGAGAGTGAGATAGGAGCTACATTCGAGGAGGATCTCGATGCAATGCTGCCAAAGTGTGACATCATTGTCATCAACACTCCTCTCACTGAGAAAACAAA AGGACTGTTTGACAAAGAAAAGATCGCAAAGCTGAAGAAGGGTGTTCTGATCGTGAACAACGCTAGAGGTGCGATCATGGACACTCAAGCAGTTGTCGATGCTTGTTCGAGCGGGCACATTGGAG GCTATAGCGGGGATGTTTGGTACCCACAGCCAGCTCCGAAGGATCATCCGTGGAGGTACATGCCAAACCAGGCCATGACCCCTCATATATCCGGGACTACTATCGATGCACAG CTACGCTATGCTGCTGGGACGAAGGACATGTTGGATAGGTATTTCAAGGGTGAGGATTTTCCTGCACAGAATTACATCGTCAAGGACGGAGAACTGGCGAGCCAGTACCGGTAG
- the LOC125202757 gene encoding RNA exonuclease 4-like, whose amino-acid sequence MDNRNKCAACYRQFNKMEHLVEHMRISFHSNHEPICAICHKHCRSFESLREHLIGPLPKAECERIFKDRGCDVCLNIFSSRHALHHHRDKCHFSRGSNGILYRMANLGIQDELRMDNARGKVVSMACKMVGGGSDGSLDLCARVCLIDEHQNLIFHTYVKPNLPVTNYRYETTGIRPEYLRDATPVRQVGRKIQDYLCNGEPIWQIRSRSGKARILVGHGLEHDLKCLEVEYPELLIRDTARYPPLMKTSKLSNSLKYLARAYLGYEIQNGVQDPYEDCVATMRLYKRMRSQDHRVESYPLASDQQNRNNFASWRQTELERMTPERMLEMSRSDYYCWCLDSK is encoded by the exons ATGGACAACAG GAACAAATGTGCAGCCTGCTACAGGCAGTTCAACAAGATGGAGCATCTTGTTGAACACATGAGGATTTCATTCCACTCGAATCACGAACCGATATGCGCAATCTGCCACAAGCATTGCCGCTCCTTCGAATCTCTCCGAGAGCATCTCATAG GACCTCTGCCTAAAGCGGAATGCGAGAGGATATTCAAGGACCGGGGATGCGATGTTTGTCTTAATATTTTCAGCAGCCGGCATGCTCTTCATCACCACAGAGACAAATGTCACTTCTCCCGCGGAAGCAAT GGTATCCTGTACAGAATGGCAAACTTGGGAATTCAAGACGAGTTGAGGATGGACAACGCCAGAGGCAAAGTGGTGTCCATGGCTTGCAAAATGGTGGGAGGAGGGAGCGATGGCTCCTTGGACCTTTGCGCCCGTGTCTGCCTTATTGATGAACATCAAAACCTTATATTTCACACCTATGTCAAGCCTAACCTTCCTGTCACTAATTACAG GTACGAGACGACAGGCATAAGGCCAGAGTATTTGAGGGATGCGACCCCAGTGAGGCAAGTTGGGAGGAAGATTCAGGACTACTTATGCAATGGGGAGCCAATATGGCAAATAAGGTCTAGAAGTGGAAAAGCTCGGATTCTTGTAGGCCATGGCCTTGAGCACGATTTGAAATGCTTGGAGGTTGAATATCCTGAATTGCTCATCAG GGATACTGCAAGATATCCGCCATTGATGAAGACGAGCAAGTTGAGCAACTCGTTGAAGTATTTGGCAAGAGCATATCTTGG ATATGAGATTCAGAATGGGGTGCAAGATCCGTACGAGGACTGTGTTGCGACGATGAGGCTGTACAAAAGAATGAGATCACAAGATCATAGGGTGGAGAGTTATCCATTGGCTTCTGATCAACAGAACCGGAATAACTTTGCATCGTGGAGGCAAACCGAGCTAGAGAGAATGACCCCGGAAAGGATGTTGGAGATGTCTAGATCAGATTACTATTGTTGGTGCTTGGACTCCAAATGA
- the LOC125202837 gene encoding protein farnesyltransferase subunit beta: MARENLMKGTTSQEDQWMVQSQCFRLYDIVYHLPPQAQSINFEVLRENHIEYLTESLKQLGRNFCVLDANRPWLCYWIIQSIALLGDCVDDKLENGFIDFLSRCQDQDGGYGGGPGQMPHLATTYAAVNALITVGGQNSLSSINREKLYDFLLRMKVASGGFRMHDGGEVDVRACYTAISVASVLNILDDRLIQNVGDYIVSCQTYEGGIAGEPFSEAHGGYTFCGLAAMVLINEADRLNLPGLLNWVVFRQGIEGGFQGRTNKLVDGCYSFWQGAVAAIIQRLHVTVNKQLGLPDTFELDCSTESGNESSDNDGEVSEGSSSPADISEPTKGESHSASAAMGLNNGYDFIKRPTGMKPLFNSMALQQYILLCTQEEAGFRDKPGKRRDHYHTCYVLSGLSVCQHCNKRDSDSPPLSRDVMGPYSNLVEPVHPLHNIVLDKYYEAYNFFARA, translated from the exons ATGGCGAGGGAGAATTTGATGAAGGGAACTACATCACAGGAAGATCAATGGATGGTACAGAGTCAATGTTTCCGACTTTACGATATTGTCTATCACCTTCCTCCCCAGGCTCAATCTATCAA TTTCGAGGTTCTGCGCGAGAATCACATTGAGTATCTTACTGAAAGTCTGAAGCAGCTCGGCCGTAACTTTTGTGTTTTGGATGCTAA CCGACCCTGGCTCTGCTATTGGATCATACAATCCATTGCTTTGTTGGGGGATTGTGTTGACGACAAATTGGAAAATGGCTTTATTGATTTTCTCAGCAGATGCCAG GACCAAGATGGTGGATATGGTGGTGGACCAGGTCAG ATGCCTCATCTTGCAACAACTTATGCTGCAGTTAATGCACTTATTACCGTGGGGGGTCAGAATTCTCTATCATCAATAAATAG AGAAAAGCTGTATGATTTTCTGTTGCGAATGAAAGTTGCAAGTGGTGGCTTCAG GATGCATGATGGTGGAGAAGTAGATGTCCGTGCTTGCTACACTGCAATATCT gTGGCCAGTGTTCTTAACATTTTGGATGATAGGCTAATACAAAATGTAGGAGACTACATCGTAAG TTGCCAGACTTATGAAGGTGGTATAGCTGGTGAACCTTTCTCAGAAGCTCATGGTGG GTATACATTTTGTGGTTTGGCTGCAATGGTATTGATCAACGAGGCTGATCGTTTGAACTTGCCTGGATTGCTT AACTGGGTGGTGTTCAGGCAAGGAATAGAAGGTGGGTTTCAAGGCAGAACAAATAAGTTGGTTGATGGATGCTACTCTTTTTGGCAG GGAGCTGTGGCTGCAATAATTCAAAGACTACATGTAACGGTAAATAAACAACTGGGCCTTCCAGATACCTTTGAGCTCGACTGCAGTACAGAAAGTGGCAATGAGTCTTCGGACAATGATGGAGAAGTATCAGAGGGGTCTTCTTCGCCAGCAGACATCTCTGAACCCACAAAAGGAG AAAGCCACAGTGCTTCTGCTGCAATGGGGTTGAATAATGGTTATGATTTTATCAAAAGGCCCACAGGCATGAAACCTCTTTTCAATAGCATGGCGTTGCAGCAATACATTCTTCTCTGCACGCAG GAGGAGGCAGGTTTCAGAGACAAGCCGGGGAAGCGGAGAGATCACTATCATACGTGCTACGTTCTCAGCGGACTCTCCGTCTGCCAACACTGCAACAAAAGAGATTCAGATTCTCCACCTCTGTCTAGAGATGTAATGGGGCCTTATTCCAATCTGGTAGAACCTGTTCATCCTCTGCATAACATAGttttagataaatattatgaagCGTACAACTTCTTCGCGAGAGCCTAg
- the LOC125223614 gene encoding serine/threonine-protein kinase STY13-like: MAEEDVHAGGGFVRADQIDLKSLDEQLQRHLSKALTMEKKKQENGGNQHRQQDELREIPVKHGWEIDASKLLIKSVLARGTFGTVHRGVYDGQDVAVKLLDWGEEGHRTQAEVSSLRAAFAQEVAVWHKLDHPNVTKFVGASLGASELNIQKDGGHLGMPRNVCCVVVEYLPGGTLKNFLIRNSRAKLPFKVVIQLALDLARGLSYLHSKKIVHRDVKTENMLLDKNRTIKIADFGVARVEASNPNEMTGETGTLGYMAPEVLNGHPYNRKCDVYSFGICLWEIYCCDMPFPNLSFSELTSAVVHQNLRPEIPRCCPSSIANVMKRCWDANSDKRPEMVEVVAMVEAIDTSKGGGMIPPNKSQGCFCFRTSRGP, translated from the exons ATGGCGGAGGAAGACGTCCACGCCGGCGGCGGATTCGTTAGGGCGGATCAGATAGATCTGAAGAGCCTCGACGAGCAGCTCCAGCGCCATCTCAGCAAAGCTCTCAccatggagaagaagaagcaggAGAATGGAGGGAATCAGCATCGTCAGCAGGATGAATTGAGGGAGATTCCGGTGAAGCACGGCTGGGAAATCGACGCCTCCAAGCTCCTCATCAAATCGGTGCTGGCGCGCGGCACTTTCGGCACCGTTCACCGCGGCGTTTACGACGGGCAGGATGTTGCAG TAAAACTTCTCGACTGGGGTGAAGAAGGCCACAGAACACAAGCTGAAGTATCTTCCCTTCGAGCAGCTTTCGCACAAGAAGTTGCAGTATGGCACAAGCTTGATCATCCGAATGTAACAAAG TTTGTTGGAGCTTCGTTGGGTGCATCAGAGTTGAACATACAAAAAGACGGGGGCCATCTGGGAATGCCGCGTAATGTCTGCTGTGTCGTGGTCGAATATCTACCTGGAGGTACCCTTAAAAATTTCCTCATTAGAAATTCAAGGGCGAAACTTCCTTTCAAAGTTGTTATTCAACTAGCTTTGGATCTTGCACGAGG GTTAAGCTATCTTCATTCTAAGAAGATTGTGCACAGGGATGTGAAAACAGAGAACATGCTTCTTGACAAGAACCGAACGATCAAAATCGCTGATTTTGGTGTTGCACGTGTAGAGGCTTCAAACCCTAACGAGATGACTGGGGAGACTGGTACCCTCGGTTACATGGCACCAGAG GTCCTCAATGGCCACCCTTACAATAGGAAATGTGATGTATATAGTTTTGGTATTTGCTTATGGGAGATATATTGCTGTGACATGCCATTTCCAAATCTCAGCTTCTCCGAATTGACTTCAGCTGTTGTGCATCAG AATTTGAGGCCCGAGATACCTAGGTGTTGCCCGAGTTCTATAGCGAATGTGATGAAAAGATGCTGGGATGCCAACTCGGACAAGAGGCCAGAGATGGTTGAAGTGGTTGCCATGGTGGAAGCCATTGATACATCAAAGGGAGGAGGCATGATTCCTCCCAATAAATCTCAAGGTTGTTTCTGCTTTCGCACGAGTCGAGGGCCTTGA